A genome region from Chlorobaculum tepidum TLS includes the following:
- the bamA gene encoding outer membrane protein assembly factor BamA encodes MKTTPFPPDKLSALLIVLALLNIPSSSVFAKAKPSTPANGSVTARPAPAPIQETRTFTVREITFSGLQTIKESELLKSLPIKINDRITVPGQEIPGVLQYLWNLQYFSNIQIEQTDLGSGNIKLTFVVTELPVLQSVEFQGNHKFKTKELLNTANLNPGRRISNQELLNAENRIEKQYAAKGYLTAGVEYRLQNIGENKVKAIFTIHEGSKVVIEKIRFHGNTAFKESKLRGVLKETSQNSWWRKIFGQPKLDKDKFEEDKNLLVEFYRDNGYRDARIVKDTITYTDDKKGLILDIYVDEGPKYHIRNITWIGNTKDFATTQILDTTFGIKKGDLYNAKKINERLNFSQDHSDVSSLYLDRGYLSFRAQLEEQVVQPNQVDLVITLTEGDPYTLNIINIKGNTKTKDHVIRRELYTIPGDTFSRKNVVRSIRELSMLNYFDPETLTPDIQPNAKNDTVDLTYNVTERQTDTFNAAIGYSASSGGTGSLGLTFHNFSFGDLFNPSAYHPLPHGDGQTLALQWQFGSNHYRTLSLSASDPWAFGTHTSLGFTAFKTKQTYDLTSSNLSTKTINQYGADITIGRRLTWPDDYFAISWRLGYLHTKGGFVSFLNETNAPEEAEEFSITQTISRNSIDNPIYPRHGSKNVFTAQLAGGVLPGTINFYKLIGKTSWFFPVSHNLVVNVAAQQGYLNTFSKDDYIPYTDYFYMGGSGMSSLPTIPLRGYPDHSLGQQFEGETDLYGGRVYSKFTTEVRYPLTLSSSASIYALAFAEAGNLWASASDFNLTDLKKSAGIGLRLYLPIIGQIGIDYGYGFDSVPSEPGKKPQGWNFTFSFGQPND; translated from the coding sequence ATGAAAACGACACCATTTCCACCAGACAAGTTATCAGCACTCCTGATTGTTCTGGCTCTGCTCAACATCCCCTCATCTTCGGTTTTCGCCAAGGCAAAGCCTTCGACTCCGGCAAACGGATCCGTTACGGCGCGTCCGGCACCAGCCCCCATACAGGAAACCCGGACGTTCACCGTTCGCGAAATTACTTTCAGCGGACTTCAGACCATCAAGGAGTCTGAATTGCTCAAAAGCCTGCCTATCAAAATCAATGACCGGATTACTGTCCCGGGTCAGGAGATTCCCGGCGTGTTGCAATACCTTTGGAATCTGCAATATTTCAGCAATATCCAGATCGAACAAACCGATCTTGGCAGCGGCAACATCAAGCTGACCTTTGTCGTCACCGAGCTCCCTGTCCTCCAAAGCGTCGAGTTCCAGGGCAATCACAAATTCAAAACAAAGGAGTTGCTGAACACCGCCAATCTGAACCCCGGACGCCGGATAAGCAACCAGGAGCTGTTGAACGCCGAGAACAGAATTGAAAAGCAGTATGCAGCGAAAGGCTATCTGACAGCCGGCGTGGAGTACCGCCTTCAGAATATCGGCGAGAACAAAGTCAAAGCGATCTTTACCATTCACGAAGGCAGCAAGGTTGTCATCGAAAAAATCCGCTTCCACGGCAATACAGCTTTCAAAGAGAGCAAACTCCGGGGAGTTCTCAAAGAGACCTCGCAGAACTCCTGGTGGCGCAAGATTTTCGGCCAGCCGAAGCTCGACAAGGACAAGTTCGAGGAGGACAAGAACCTGCTGGTTGAATTCTATCGCGACAATGGCTATCGCGACGCGCGCATCGTCAAGGACACGATCACCTACACCGACGACAAAAAGGGGCTGATCCTCGATATTTACGTCGATGAGGGGCCGAAATACCACATCCGGAACATCACCTGGATCGGTAACACCAAGGATTTCGCCACGACCCAGATACTTGACACAACGTTCGGCATCAAAAAGGGCGACTTGTATAACGCCAAAAAGATCAACGAACGCCTGAATTTTTCGCAGGATCACTCCGACGTCAGTTCTCTCTACCTCGACCGGGGCTACCTGTCGTTCAGGGCGCAGCTCGAAGAGCAGGTGGTACAGCCAAATCAGGTCGATCTGGTCATCACCCTGACCGAAGGCGACCCTTACACGCTGAACATCATCAACATCAAGGGAAATACCAAAACAAAGGATCACGTCATCCGGCGGGAACTCTATACCATTCCGGGCGATACCTTCAGCCGGAAGAACGTCGTCAGAAGCATCAGGGAGCTCTCGATGCTCAACTATTTCGACCCTGAAACCCTGACACCGGACATCCAGCCGAACGCAAAAAACGACACGGTCGATCTGACCTACAACGTCACTGAACGGCAGACCGACACCTTCAACGCTGCCATCGGCTACAGCGCTTCGAGCGGCGGCACCGGCTCGCTCGGCCTGACCTTCCACAACTTCTCGTTCGGCGACCTGTTCAATCCTTCGGCATACCACCCCCTGCCTCACGGCGACGGCCAGACACTTGCTTTGCAATGGCAGTTCGGATCGAACCACTATCGCACCCTTTCGCTGTCGGCAAGCGATCCTTGGGCGTTCGGCACCCATACCTCTCTGGGCTTCACCGCCTTCAAGACCAAGCAGACCTACGACCTGACCAGCAGCAACCTCTCCACAAAGACGATCAACCAGTACGGCGCTGACATCACCATCGGAAGAAGACTCACCTGGCCAGACGACTATTTCGCTATCAGCTGGCGCCTGGGTTACCTGCATACCAAGGGCGGCTTCGTCAGCTTCCTCAACGAGACGAATGCGCCTGAAGAGGCCGAGGAGTTCTCGATCACCCAGACAATCAGCAGAAACAGTATCGACAACCCGATCTATCCGCGACATGGAAGCAAAAACGTCTTTACCGCTCAGCTGGCTGGAGGCGTGTTACCCGGAACAATCAACTTCTACAAACTGATCGGAAAAACAAGCTGGTTTTTCCCGGTTTCGCACAACCTGGTCGTGAACGTCGCGGCGCAGCAGGGATACCTCAACACCTTCAGCAAGGACGACTATATCCCTTACACCGACTACTTCTACATGGGTGGCAGCGGCATGTCATCCCTGCCGACCATTCCGCTCAGGGGTTATCCCGACCACAGCCTCGGTCAGCAGTTCGAGGGTGAAACCGATCTGTACGGCGGACGAGTCTATTCAAAGTTTACCACCGAAGTTCGATATCCGCTCACGCTGAGTTCATCGGCAAGCATCTATGCCCTGGCGTTTGCCGAAGCGGGCAACCTCTGGGCCAGCGCCTCCGACTTCAATTTGACCGATCTGAAAAAATCAGCCGGTATCGGTCTGCGGCTCTATCTGCCAATCATCGGCCAGATCGGCATCGACTACGGTTACGGCTTTGACTCCGTCCCGTCTGAACCGGGCAAAAAGCCGCAGGGCTGGAACTTTACCTTCTCGTTCGGTCAGCCCAACGACTGA
- a CDS encoding isoprenyl transferase, which yields MPQWFTSKSDPEDTRIQETLKSSCVLPRHIGIIMDGNGRWAKIKGKSRIAGHVAGVESVRDVVEASSQLGIENLTLFTFSIENWKRPKPEISALMKLLIKVLRKEAVKLLENDIRLEVIGDMEMIPDDVRKTLDETIELTRKNRGMAMTIALSYSGKWDITQACRHIALQVKQGLLDPETIDENLFASYLSTASMPDPDLLIRTSGEYRISNFMLWQNAYSEIIFSNTLWPDFRRNELYEAIREFQKRERRFGKTSEQLKTNEVE from the coding sequence ATGCCCCAGTGGTTCACATCGAAATCTGATCCTGAAGATACCCGAATCCAGGAAACGCTGAAATCATCCTGCGTGCTTCCCCGACATATCGGCATCATCATGGACGGAAACGGCCGGTGGGCGAAAATCAAAGGCAAGTCGCGCATTGCAGGCCATGTGGCTGGTGTTGAATCGGTGAGAGATGTGGTCGAGGCATCCTCGCAACTCGGCATCGAAAACCTGACGCTGTTCACCTTTTCGATCGAGAACTGGAAAAGACCGAAACCTGAAATTTCGGCCCTGATGAAGCTGCTCATCAAGGTGCTCAGAAAAGAGGCCGTGAAACTGCTTGAAAACGATATCCGATTGGAGGTCATCGGAGATATGGAGATGATCCCCGATGACGTGCGCAAGACACTCGATGAAACCATAGAGCTGACCAGAAAAAACCGAGGCATGGCCATGACCATCGCCCTGAGCTATAGCGGAAAATGGGACATCACCCAGGCTTGTCGGCACATCGCCCTTCAGGTAAAACAGGGTTTGCTCGATCCCGAAACCATAGATGAAAATCTATTTGCTTCGTATCTTTCAACCGCATCAATGCCTGATCCTGATCTGCTGATACGAACCAGCGGCGAGTACCGCATCAGCAATTTTATGCTCTGGCAAAACGCCTATTCCGAAATCATTTTCAGTAACACCCTTTGGCCCGATTTCCGGCGCAACGAATTGTATGAAGCCATCCGGGAGTTTCAAAAACGCGAACGGCGGTTTGGCAAAACCAGCGAGCAACTGAAGACCAATGAAGTAGAATAA
- the rho gene encoding transcription termination factor Rho, protein MSNNSVSKGLDINALQKKKVHELNAIAKELGVITAGFRKEELIYKIIEAQSLKNPDSESGQVMVNTGVLQVIPEGYGFLRSSNYNYLSSPDDIYVSPSQIKRFNMRTGDTVSGQVRAPKEGERFFALLKINTINGKDPEVTRERPFFENLTPLFPHSRLKLETRQNEYSGRIMDIFTPIGKGQRGLIVAQPKTGKTILLQMIANAIIKNHPEVYLIVLLIDERPEEVTDMARSVEAEVVSSTFDEDPERHVQVADMVLEKAKRLVEVGHDVVILLDSITRLARAHNTIIPHSGKILSGGIDANALTKPKRFFGAARNIEEGGSLTIIATALVDTGSRMDDVIFEEFKGTGNMELVLDRRLSERRIFPAIDILRSGTRKEELLFTQEELSRTWLLRKYLGDKNPIECMEFMREKIVETKDNKEFFKYMNA, encoded by the coding sequence ATGTCGAACAATTCGGTATCCAAAGGCCTGGACATCAATGCACTCCAGAAGAAAAAGGTTCATGAACTCAATGCCATCGCCAAAGAGCTTGGCGTGATTACTGCCGGTTTTCGGAAGGAGGAGTTAATCTACAAGATTATCGAGGCGCAGTCCCTGAAAAATCCTGATTCCGAGAGTGGACAGGTAATGGTCAATACCGGAGTGTTGCAGGTCATACCCGAAGGCTACGGTTTCCTGCGATCCTCAAACTACAACTACCTCTCTTCCCCCGACGACATCTACGTTTCTCCTTCACAGATCAAGCGTTTCAACATGCGAACCGGCGACACCGTCTCCGGTCAGGTCAGGGCGCCGAAAGAGGGAGAGCGCTTCTTTGCGCTGCTGAAGATCAACACCATCAACGGAAAGGATCCCGAAGTGACCCGCGAGCGTCCTTTCTTTGAGAACCTGACGCCGCTCTTTCCCCATTCGCGTCTCAAGCTCGAAACCCGTCAGAACGAGTACTCCGGGCGCATCATGGATATTTTCACGCCCATCGGCAAAGGCCAGCGCGGCCTGATCGTCGCCCAGCCGAAGACCGGTAAGACCATTCTGTTGCAGATGATCGCCAACGCCATCATCAAAAACCATCCGGAGGTTTATCTCATCGTACTGCTTATCGACGAGCGCCCTGAGGAGGTGACCGACATGGCTCGCAGCGTGGAAGCGGAGGTGGTCAGCTCGACCTTCGATGAGGATCCGGAGCGGCACGTGCAGGTGGCCGACATGGTGCTTGAAAAGGCCAAGAGGCTGGTTGAGGTTGGTCACGACGTGGTGATTCTGCTCGACTCTATCACCAGACTCGCCCGCGCGCACAACACCATCATTCCGCATTCCGGCAAGATTCTCTCCGGTGGTATCGACGCCAACGCGCTCACCAAGCCGAAGCGCTTTTTCGGCGCGGCGCGAAATATCGAGGAGGGGGGCAGTCTAACCATTATCGCCACGGCGCTGGTCGATACCGGTTCGCGCATGGATGATGTTATCTTCGAAGAGTTCAAAGGTACTGGTAACATGGAACTTGTGCTCGACCGGCGTCTTTCGGAGCGCAGAATCTTTCCGGCCATCGATATTCTCCGCTCGGGAACCCGAAAAGAGGAGCTGCTGTTTACCCAGGAAGAGCTGTCGCGTACCTGGCTGCTTCGGAAATACCTCGGCGACAAGAACCCCATCGAATGTATGGAGTTCATGCGTGAGAAAATCGTTGAAACCAAGGATAACAAGGAGTTCTTCAAGTACATGAATGCCTGA
- a CDS encoding bifunctional nuclease family protein: MHKLQVDILGLSTSPHTNGAYALILYEVEGKRKLPIIIGGFEAQAIALKLENIKPPRPFTHDLFKQVADAFDLHVNEVLIDELHNETFYAKVICEMGGVVHEIDARPSDAIAIAVRFSAPIFVSEEIMNEAGIVEERPKEDEEQPAAEEVVEHQGAAPEPAQGESVAEELNRKLEEAINREDYEEAARIRDELLRLRKGGKGEA; encoded by the coding sequence ATGCACAAACTTCAGGTTGATATTCTCGGATTGTCAACGAGTCCGCATACCAACGGCGCCTACGCCTTGATTCTTTATGAAGTAGAAGGCAAACGCAAATTGCCGATCATTATTGGTGGGTTCGAGGCCCAGGCTATTGCGCTCAAGCTCGAAAACATAAAGCCGCCTCGCCCGTTCACTCATGACCTGTTCAAGCAAGTTGCCGATGCTTTTGATCTTCATGTCAATGAAGTGCTCATTGATGAACTGCACAACGAAACCTTTTATGCGAAAGTTATCTGTGAGATGGGGGGAGTGGTGCATGAAATTGATGCGAGGCCGAGCGATGCCATTGCTATAGCGGTTCGTTTCAGTGCTCCGATTTTCGTTTCGGAAGAGATCATGAACGAGGCGGGCATTGTCGAAGAGCGGCCCAAAGAGGATGAAGAGCAGCCTGCCGCCGAAGAGGTTGTCGAGCATCAGGGGGCAGCGCCGGAACCGGCCCAGGGCGAATCCGTTGCCGAGGAGCTGAACCGGAAGCTCGAAGAGGCGATCAACCGTGAAGATTACGAGGAGGCGGCGCGAATAAGAGACGAGCTTTTGCGTCTCAGGAAGGGCGGTAAAGGTGAGGCATAG